In one Parageobacillus genomosp. 1 genomic region, the following are encoded:
- a CDS encoding putative minor capsid protein, giving the protein MIRPIPLPLLIHTVEYRECMEDERWGETFADPITIERVRLEPIASYRRKTGERQREKPNESFVLFFDMTYSRPLVDFKEKSKVIFQGKEYSVIRVSRFYAFDGTTPHHIEVMLL; this is encoded by the coding sequence GTGATTAGACCAATACCGTTGCCCCTTTTAATTCATACCGTTGAGTATCGCGAATGTATGGAAGATGAGCGGTGGGGCGAAACATTCGCCGACCCTATCACGATTGAACGGGTACGCTTGGAACCAATCGCATCGTATCGCCGAAAAACAGGCGAACGACAGCGGGAGAAACCGAATGAATCATTTGTCTTATTCTTCGATATGACATACTCGCGGCCGCTAGTGGATTTCAAAGAAAAATCAAAGGTCATATTTCAAGGTAAAGAATACTCGGTCATCCGCGTATCGAGATTTTATGCGTTTGACGGTACGACACCTCATCACATTGAGGTGATGCTGTTATGA
- a CDS encoding minor capsid protein: MIRLNIKVNIDPNAIASKVDNAIDKAQHALDQQVLKDSNYFIPMDTGELMRSSLRASKIGKGLIVWDTPYARRLYYNPQYNFRKDKNPNARGLWFEEAKALHLPEWVKIAQQTVDENLK; encoded by the coding sequence ATGATTCGATTGAATATCAAAGTCAATATTGACCCGAACGCGATTGCAAGCAAAGTAGACAATGCGATTGATAAAGCCCAACATGCACTAGATCAGCAAGTGTTAAAAGACAGTAACTATTTTATCCCGATGGATACAGGGGAACTCATGCGCAGTTCCTTACGGGCTAGCAAAATCGGTAAAGGTTTGATCGTATGGGATACACCTTATGCACGGCGGTTGTACTACAACCCGCAATATAACTTCCGCAAAGACAAAAACCCGAACGCCCGCGGGCTATGGTTTGAAGAAGCCAAAGCCTTACACTTGCCGGAATGGGTGAAGATTGCGCAGCAGACCGTTGATGAGAACTTGAAATAG
- a CDS encoding minor capsid protein has product MELINRIIDAITTNVQLNANIQVGILSQNPKAVTIRLLPNTLREAYMDKGRAYRLSFQVLVKDNNQLEALRVINDVTEFLDSLTNDDIQLSDNRYKFIMCEVYTMPNFVEKTEHDEYIYTALFNAEYEMKGE; this is encoded by the coding sequence ATGGAACTGATTAACCGGATTATCGACGCAATCACCACGAACGTGCAGTTAAATGCCAATATTCAAGTCGGTATCCTTTCGCAAAACCCAAAAGCAGTTACTATCCGCCTTCTTCCAAACACGTTACGTGAAGCCTACATGGATAAAGGGCGAGCGTATCGCTTATCATTTCAAGTCTTGGTCAAAGACAACAACCAACTAGAAGCGCTTCGTGTCATTAACGACGTTACGGAATTTTTAGATTCGCTTACGAATGACGATATTCAGCTATCCGACAACCGCTACAAATTCATCATGTGCGAAGTCTACACCATGCCTAACTTCGTGGAGAAAACCGAACACGACGAATACATTTACACCGCGCTTTTCAACGCGGAATATGAAATGAAAGGGGAATAG
- a CDS encoding phage tail tube protein: protein MMSEGLLLQSAHRFEINVTPGTTPGTYERLGAGLNNFEPSFNEEVAQDTYLDGDGFATSTVTGAQLIITFSGHRKYGDPAQDFIFDNALELGTGRETDFRWTQPDGTIIEGPCTIANIEGPSGDSNAKGEISFEIHFNGKPTVTPPGA, encoded by the coding sequence ATGATGTCAGAAGGCTTGCTTTTACAGTCTGCACACCGTTTTGAAATCAATGTGACTCCGGGGACTACACCGGGGACATACGAGCGTTTAGGTGCGGGACTCAATAATTTTGAACCGTCCTTTAACGAAGAAGTTGCACAAGATACGTATTTAGACGGTGATGGTTTTGCCACTTCTACGGTAACAGGCGCGCAATTAATTATCACGTTCAGTGGACACCGTAAATATGGCGACCCTGCGCAGGATTTTATTTTCGATAATGCATTAGAACTAGGTACAGGGCGTGAAACAGATTTTCGTTGGACACAGCCGGACGGAACGATTATTGAAGGCCCTTGCACAATCGCGAACATCGAAGGCCCTTCGGGTGACAGCAACGCAAAAGGGGAAATTTCTTTCGAGATTCATTTCAATGGCAAACCAACTGTAACACCGCCTGGAGCATAA
- a CDS encoding Gp15 family bacteriophage protein, whose amino-acid sequence MEFTLTSTFDDVFEYNGMEIRLDLAFDNVLRVFELLDDDLFYDYEKIDITLEILVDNYKDIEDLSITEKHALFVYIFKEFLDIDFTKESNGIVKKVFDFKKDAGLIYASFMRAYRIDLFEQHGKLHWHKFMQLLLNLDGQTPFKEVVNIRQMKVPPPDKYNKEYRDYILQMKRRYRLEEEITDEQQAIKEIDRKWDMVASKLKPKGR is encoded by the coding sequence ATGGAATTTACGCTTACCTCGACCTTCGATGATGTGTTTGAATACAACGGCATGGAAATCCGTCTGGACTTGGCATTTGACAATGTACTTCGGGTATTCGAACTGTTAGACGATGACTTGTTTTATGACTACGAGAAGATCGATATTACGCTGGAAATTCTCGTTGACAACTACAAGGACATTGAAGACCTTTCCATTACCGAAAAACACGCGCTGTTTGTATATATCTTCAAAGAGTTTTTAGACATTGACTTTACCAAAGAATCGAACGGAATTGTCAAAAAGGTATTTGACTTTAAAAAAGATGCCGGTCTTATTTATGCGTCGTTTATGCGCGCTTATCGTATTGACTTGTTTGAACAGCACGGAAAATTACATTGGCACAAATTCATGCAACTGTTGTTGAACCTAGATGGACAGACGCCGTTTAAAGAAGTCGTGAACATCCGGCAAATGAAAGTACCGCCGCCGGACAAATACAACAAAGAATACCGTGACTACATCTTGCAAATGAAACGCCGCTATCGTTTGGAAGAAGAAATCACGGACGAACAACAAGCGATCAAAGAAATTGATCGCAAATGGGATATGGTCGCTTCCAAGTTGAAGCCGAAAGGCAGGTGA
- a CDS encoding phage tail family protein, whose amino-acid sequence MTYIQRKDGTLYDLQQLGIRTKDFVVSAPSLHHNTEEIENRDGVIDLGTTEGARTITCTFRMQAVDMQDYPLLQNEIFKLFRSKEAFYLIDRREPMKRWEVKCQDAYDIDQRYVYGDFTVTFVCFKGYAESVGTTLDPFTFDSELWQIGQGLTLEDDLVYTHNTSNFRIYNAGDVTVDPRVLPLKITFTGASTNLKITNTTTGDMWQYTGTTQAGDTITLDGVRSLKNSVSIFSATNRKLITIASGWNDFTITGASGSFTISFDFRFYYI is encoded by the coding sequence ATGACGTATATCCAACGAAAAGACGGGACGCTATACGATTTACAACAATTAGGCATACGAACAAAGGATTTTGTCGTGTCCGCCCCTTCTTTGCATCATAATACCGAAGAAATTGAGAACCGTGACGGTGTGATTGATTTAGGCACAACCGAAGGTGCGCGAACGATTACTTGTACGTTCCGTATGCAAGCAGTAGACATGCAAGACTATCCGCTGTTACAGAATGAAATCTTTAAACTATTCCGCAGCAAAGAAGCCTTTTATTTGATTGACCGCCGAGAACCGATGAAACGATGGGAAGTCAAATGCCAAGACGCATACGACATTGACCAACGATACGTGTACGGTGATTTCACCGTCACGTTTGTTTGTTTTAAGGGCTATGCCGAATCGGTCGGAACCACCCTCGACCCGTTCACGTTCGATAGTGAGTTATGGCAAATTGGGCAAGGATTGACGTTAGAAGATGACTTGGTTTACACACACAATACATCGAATTTCCGTATTTACAACGCTGGTGACGTAACGGTTGACCCGCGCGTATTGCCGTTAAAAATCACGTTTACGGGTGCGTCAACGAATCTGAAGATTACCAACACGACGACAGGTGACATGTGGCAATATACAGGGACGACACAAGCGGGCGATACCATTACGCTCGACGGTGTGCGGTCGCTTAAAAATAGCGTATCAATATTCAGCGCAACTAATCGTAAACTCATTACAATTGCGTCAGGCTGGAACGACTTCACTATAACGGGCGCAAGCGGGAGTTTCACGATTAGTTTCGACTTCCGTTTTTACTACATTTAG